A stretch of the Clostridium botulinum genome encodes the following:
- a CDS encoding DUF6906 family protein, with protein MKHLKRLSRNQKIALDKLGLNPKNYLRLTQDWESFTVVDIRTMKVLPPVRY; from the coding sequence ATGAAACATTTAAAGAGACTATCTAGAAATCAGAAAATTGCATTAGATAAGTTAGGATTAAATCCTAAAAACTACCTAAGACTTACACAAGACTGGGAGAGTTTCACAGTGGTAGACATAAGAACAATGAAAGTTCTACCACCAGTTAGATATTAG